One Anaerohalosphaeraceae bacterium genomic window, CTACGATGATCTGGCTTTGAGAGCAGGCCCTTCTTCGATAAGCACAATCGGCGGAAACTTCAGCCCCGGCCGGTATGCCCAGGGGCATTCGAAAAGCGGTTCTTTCCTCGGATTCTACAACAGTGATATGATTCAGGCCCTTCTGGACACCGTCCAGACAAAAAAATACGGCCGAATCATGGCCAAGCCCAAAATTCTGGTTAACGACAATCAGGAAGGAGAAATCAAGTCGTCCACCACCACAGCTGTGCCGCAGGAAAAAACCAACGTCCAGCTGCCGGCCACCGGAGGCACGCCGGTCACAACCACGGATGTATCGTTCACAGATTATACCGCCGGGGTTACCCTGAAAATTAAACCCCATATCAGCAAAGGGGATATGCTGCGGCTGGAGATTACCCTGAACCGGACCGACTTTACGACGCGTCAGGATGTTCAGCTGCCCAGCGGGAAGGTGCCCGTTCCGCCGGACCGCCTTTCCACGGACATCACAACGGTTTCAACGGTTCCGGACGGCTCCACGATTATCCTGGGCGGACTGGAAACCATCAACCAGTCCAAAACACACAGCAAGGTGCCGCTGATCGGGGACCTGCCGCTGGTGGGCGGATTGTTCCGAGGTGTCAACAACACCGACAAAGAAGGCAAACTGTATATCTTTGTGAGAGCCAACATCATTCGGCCCGGCGACCGCGGCGGGATGGATGATATGCGCCGGCTTTCCGGACGGAATCGGCGGGCGTTTGAAGAAGAAGAACGGCGGTTCCAGCGAACGGAAGACTGGCCGGGCATCAAACCCAAGCCGATGAGACCGGAACAGGTGCTCGAAGAGGATGAAGTGACAGCCAGCGAGGAAGAGCATTTGTATTAAACCGGCAGGGAAAGGCCGGGCCGGAGAACAGGAATGGATTCCCGCCTTTCTCCTTCGCTGAGGTTTCGAAGGATAGGTCGCGGGGACGGGAGGAATGGATTCCCGCCCCCGTCTGTACGAGGGCAGGCCCTGCGCGGGAATGACAGAAGCGACAGGAAGGACAGAGAAACAGCGGGAAGGACAGGGGCAGCGGGAAGGACAGGGAAACAGCGGGAAGGATAGGGAAACAGCGGAAAGGACAGAGACGGCGGGAACGGCAGAGACAACGCGAAGCAAAGATGGCGAGAAGAACTAAGATTGCGGGAAAGACAGAGAGGTGCGGGAAGGACTGAGACGCGGGAAGGACTGAGGCAATGGGAAGAACGGGAAAACACAGGGACAGAAGCATAAGGACGGATGGAAGCACAAGGATAGAAAAATGCAGGGATGATAAGACATAGGGAATCAAAAAATATTGGGTATGACAGCAAAGATGCAGAAGGACAACAAAAACGCAGGCAGGAGAAGAGATTGACTGAAAGGGGAGAAAAGATTGACTGAAAGGAATGACAAGACAAGGGAAGGACAGCAAGGTGCGGGAACGGCAACAGGGGCGAGTCAACCTGTCACTCCCGCGAAGGCGGGAGTCAAGAAATGACATATTATGTATATATCCTGGCCAGTCGGCGAAACGGCACCTTGTATATCGGAGTCACAAACAATCTGAAAAATCGCGTCTTTCAACATAAAACGGAAAAAGTAGAGGGGTTTACACAAAAATACGGGGTGAAACGGTTGGTTTATTTTGAGACTTTTCGAAATATTCAAGACGCTATTGTGCGAGAAAAACGACTGAAAAAATGGAATCGTGACTGGAAAATCCGGCTGATTGAAGAAAAAAATCCCGCGTGGGATGATTTGTTTGAAAGGGTGTGAAAGGAATGGATTCCCGCCCCCGTCTGTACGAGGGCAGGCCCTGCGCGGGAATGACAGAGACAGCGGGAAGGACAGGGAAACAGCGGGAAGGAGAGGGAAACAGCGGGAAAGATAGGGACAGCGGGAAGGACAGCAAGGTGCGGGAAGGACAAAGAAAAATCGCAGGAAGAACTTTAAGAGGCAGCAAGGGCGGCAGAGAACAAAAAAGACCGCCGGATGTGAAAATGGCAAATGCAGCCGGAATAAAAGGCCGGCTGGAAGAAGAAATAAAATAAAAACATGAAAGAATTATTAATCGAGACGGCCCGACGGACCGGGATTATCAAGCCGGAGGCGCTGGAACAGTACCTGGCCGAGCACGCCGACGATGCGCGCCGCATCGATGAGATTCTGCTGTCGGCGCCGCAGTTTACGGAAGAGGCGGTCCTGCGGCTTCTGGCGGAAACGCTGGGGCTGGAGTATGTAGAGGAAATCGACGCCTCGACCGTGCCGGCGGCGTTTATCGAGGCGGTGCCGGCACCGTACGCCCAGCATCACTACCTGATCGGCTTTTACCGCAACGGGCAGGAGGATGTGATTACCATCGCCGTGGCCAATCCGATGAATCCGCTGGTGGTGGACAACATCGCCCGCAAGCTGCACAAGCCCGCCGAGATGGTGGTCAGCTCCCGGGCGGCCATCACGGCGGCCATCGACGTGGCCTATGAACAGAAAAACACGGTCATCGAAGAGGTGGCCGAGGAGCTGGACTCGCAGAATCTGGACCAGCTGGTTGATGAGGCCCAGAGCAGCGACGACCTGCTGGATGTGGTCAACCGTCCGCCGGTCATCCGGCTGGTCAACGACATCCTTTTCCGAGCCCTGCAGATGCGGGCCAGCGACATTCACGTCCATCCCTACGAGAACAAAATCCAGATTCGCTACCGCATCGACGGCATCCTGTACGATACGCTCACGCTCAACCGCAATGTGCTCTCGCTGGTGATTTCGCGCATCAAGGTGATGGCCGGAATGGACATCGCCGAACGGCGGATGCCGCAGGACGGACGCACGAGCGTGCGCATCGGCCAGCGGGAAATCGACCTGCGCGTCAGCACCGTGCCGACCAGCTACGGCGAGCGGGCGGTTCTGCGAATCCTCGACAAAAGCACGGGGCTGCTCACGCTGGAGGAGCTGGGGCTCTGGAAAGAGGATAAAGAGGCCTTTGACCGGATGATCAACCGCACGCACGGCGTGATTTTTGTAACCGGACCGACCGGCAGCGGCAAAAGCACCACGCTGTATGCGTGCCTGAACCGCATCAACGCCGTCGAAAAAAACGTGATGACCGTCGAAGACCCCATCGAATACCAGCTGGAGGGCATCAGCCAGATGCAGGTGTCCGCCAAGAAGGGGATGACCTTTGTCAACGCCCTGCGGCATATCCTGCGTCAGGACCCGGATGTGATTATGGTCGGCGAGGTGCGCGACCGGGAGACGGCGGCGATGGCGATTCAGTCCTCGCTGACCGGGCACCTGGTGTTCAGCACGCTGCACACCAACGACGCCGCCGGCGCGGTCAGCCGGCTGCTGGATTTCGGCGTCGAGCCCTATCTGGTCAGCTCGTCTTTGATTTGCGTGCTGGCCCAGCGTCTGGTGCGCAAAATCTGCCCGGACTGCAAAACCGTCTATCACCCGAACGCACAGGAGCAGCGCGAGCTGGGCCTGACCGATATGCCCGCCGGCGAGTTCTTCTACACCGGACGCGGCTGCAGCAAGTGTTTTGACACGGGCTATCGCGGGCGAACGGGAATTTATGAACTGATGATTGTAAATGATGAGATTCGGGAAATGATTTACCGATGCGAAACGGCCGGGGCGATAAAGAAAAAAGCCCTCGAATACGGAATGAAGACGCTGCGGATGGACGGAGCCCGCAAGGTGCTGGCGGGCATTACCACCATTGCCGAGGTCCTGCGGGTTACCCAGTCCGACAGCATGTAAGAGAACAAAAAAACCACAGATTACACAGATTGCACAAATACAAATTAAAAAATCCGTGAAATCCGTGGTTCCATAAAAATACCAGGATAGTCCAGTGCCGAGATTCAGTTATACAGCAATCGGGAGCAGTCAGAAGACGGAAAAAGGCGTGATTTCCGCCGAGAACGCCTTTGCCGCCCGCAAGATGCTGCGCAGCAAGGGTCTGCACCCGACGGAGGTCACGCAGATTACCGCGGAAACGGCCGGACGGTCCTTCCACTCGGTATTCGGCAACAAGAAAAAGACCGTGGCGGCGTTTACGAAAGAGCTGGCGACGATGCTGCGGGCGGGCATCAAACTGACCGATGCGCTGTCCGTGCTGATTCAGCAGATTCCGGACCCGCAGCTCAAAAACGCCATTACGGACGTGCGGGACCGTGTGGTGACGGGGGAGTCCTTCGCCGAGGCGCTGAGCGAATACGAGGCGTATTTTGACCTGATTTACGTGAGCATGATGCGGGTCGGCGAGGTCACCGGCACGCTCGAAGAGAGCTTAACCACCATGTCCGCCATGCTCGAAAAACAGCGGCAGCTGGAAGAGAAAATGACAACCGCGATGATGTATCCGGCCATCCTGCTGACCCTGTGCGTGGTGGTGGTGCTGGTGATTATGATTTTCTTCCTGCCGCTGATTACCAGCGAGCTGGTCAAGGTCGGCCAGACGCTGCCGCTGACAACCCGGGTCCTGATGAAAACCTCCGACCTGCTGACCAGCGCCTGGGCTTTTGTGATTCTGGGGATTCTGTTCGGGCTGGGCTGGCTGTACAAGCGGGCCGTCCGGACCGAGCGCGGAGCGGCGCTGCGCGACCGCCTCCTGCTGGCCCTGCCGGGGTTCGGCCCGCTGCTCAAGCAACGGATTGTCTCCCGTTTTGCCTCCACGCTGGCCACGCTGCTGGGCTCCGGGATGTCGATGGCCGAATCGCTGCGGGTCGTCGCGCAGGTGACGGGCAACGCCGTGATGGCCGAGGCCGTCCGCCAGGCCCGCGAGCGTATTCTGTCCGGCTCCGACATCGCCACGCCCCTGCGGGACAGCGGCGTCATCAGCCCCTCCATCGCCCATATGATTACCGTCGGCGAAAAAAGCGGCGAGCTCGAACAGATGCTTCGGATGATCAGCCAGAATCTGGAGGCCGAATCCGACCTGGTCATCGAGCGGCTCAGCAAATTCGTCGAGCCCCTGATTATCATCCTGATGGCCGGACTGATTGGACTGATTGCCTACGCAACGATGGTTCCGATTATCAAATTTTCCGTTACGCAGTTTTAAGTCAAACGGAGGCAGCTATGAAACACACAAACAGACGAACAAAAGGATTTACCCTGGTGGAAATCATGGCGGTGGTGCTGATTCTGGCCCTGCTGATGGGCATCGCCGCCAAGAACTTTATCGGAATGACCGACAAAGCCCGCGTGACAACCACCAAGGCCACGCTCAAGCAGCTGCATCAGGCCGTCAACATGTTCAAACTGGACACCGGCCGTTATCCCACGGAAGAGGAAGGCCTGCGGGCCCTGATTGAGCCGCCCTCGGATGTCACCGGCTGGACCGGCTATCTGGAAACCACCGATGTCCCCAAAGACGCCTGGAAAAATGACCTGGTGTACATCCTCAATCCGGAAAGCGGCAAGCCCTTTGTCATCATCAGCTACGGAGCCGACGGCAAAGAAGGCGGCGAAGGATACGATGCGGACCTGTACAGTACCGATGTGGATTAGCCGCCGCGGCTATGTCCTGCTGGAGGTGCTGATTGTGGTGGGCCTGATGGCGTTTCTGCTGTCGCTGGGGGTCATCAGCTACAGCAGTCTGTGGGGAAACCGGCAGTTCCAGAAACAGGCCCAGGAGCTGGTGAACTTGTTTCAGATGGCCCAGGAGGCCGCCGCCCAAAGCGACCGCCGCTATGCGGTTGTCCTGGATTTTGTCGAGCGAAAATATGTCCTTCGGCAGTTTGCCACACTGGATTTGCAATCCATACCGGAGGACGAAGCAATCATCTATACCGGCTATTTTACAGACCGATTCCAGTTAGACTATGTCCTGTATGATGACCTGGAAGATACACGGGAAAAAGAAAACGTCACAGAGGCCCGCTTTTACGCAGGCCGTTCCGGCTGGCAGTACGGCGGCAAGGTGGTTGTCCGCGACGGAGAGGGCAACCCCTGGAGTATCGTTATCTCGAGGATGGTCCGGCCGGTCCGACTGGTGGAAGGCGATGTGCCCATCCTGCTGCCTGTGAAACCCGATGAGATGCGTTTCTAAACAACCTGTTCGCTCCCGCGGATTTACGCTTGTGGAAGTCGCAGCGGCCCTGGCCATCCTGGTCGGTCTTTTGACCTCCGCACTGGTGGTGATGACGCAGGCCGTAGGGGCTTCTATGGAAATCATCCAGCGCCGCAAGGCCTTCGAAACCGCCCGGGAAAACCTCGAATCCCTCCTGACCGTATCCACCGTCAGCGACCGGATGGAAACCGGCTACAGCGAACGCTATCCGGAAATCCGCTGGGAGGTAAGGATAGAGCCCTTTTACGAACCTATCAGCAATCGAATGTGGGTTCGGGCCGTCAGCACCGCCTTTTACCGCGACCGCGACGACCGGGAACAGACCGTCGAGCTGGAACACTGGCTGACGGGCCTGTCCGCCGAACAGGTCAAACAAATCCTGGCCCAGCAGGAACTGGAACAGAAGATTCTGGACGAACTGCACGGCCAGGAGGAAAAAACCTTCGAGGAAATGGTCAAAGTCTGCCTGCAGCAGGCCGGACTGGATGCCGCCGCCTATGAAAACCTTGTTCAGCGGCAGCGGCGGCAGAAAGTCGCCTATCTGATTGAGCACGGTCTGGGAGAACCGTACAATCACTGGGTCGAAATGCTCGAAAACGAAAAGTCGGCCTTTCTCCAGAAGCTCGGCGCGGATTTCGACCAGCTCAACGAGTGCATCCGCTACCTCCGCGCCAACCCGGAGCTGCTCCCCAGCCGCGGCGGCCCTCTGTCGGACACCGCGCAGACGACCCGACCGAATGAACCGAAGCCCCCAGCCGACAGCAAATCCGATTCTGAGCCGGACAAACCGGATACACCCGCAGACGAAAAGAAACAGGAGCCCTCGGCGCCTGCTCAAGAGCCCGACTGTCCTTTCGACTGCAGCCGGATTGACCCGTCCCTGAAAGCCCTGATTTGTCAGCTGACGGGGTGCTGCTGCAATTGACGACGATGCGATGCCCAAACAGACAGCCTGTTCGACCCGGCGGTTTCTCGCTGGTGGAAATGCTGGTGGTGGTCGCCCTGGCGGCGATGATTCTCATCGGCGCGCTGGGGGTCTATCAGCGTCTGCGGGCGGATGCCTCCGTCCTGAATGACCGACTGGACGAACGCCGCCTGGCGGAGGAGGTTCTTCAGCGGATTGCCGAAGACATCGACCGCATCGCCGCTCCCGGCTTCGACGCGTCGGTCCAGATTCGCAACAAGATTGACAACGGATTCGCCTCCGCCCAGCTGACCCTTGAATCCAGATTCTACACCGGCCAGCCCCCGCAGCCGCGCATCTTTGAGCGGGTCATCTGGCAGACCGCCTATAACATGGAGGAGGGCGGACTGATTCTTTATCGAATGCATACCGGACTGGCCCTTGAGGACAAAGTCCTCGAAGAAAACAAAACACCGGCGGAGCGGAATCTTTTTATCCCAACGGCGTCGGGACTGACCTTCTTTAAAGTGGAAGCTGTCCAGGAGCAGCAGACCGCCGCCGTCTGGACCACACCGGACCTGCCGAAGGGAATCCGGATTTCCGTTTCCTTCGCCCCGCTGGAGGAAGGCCCCGACGGCCGCTGGTACGTCCCGGAGGAAAAGATTCTCCAGCGAACCGTCGCCGTCAATCGCCTTCGTCCGATTGCGTACCGTTTTCGTCCGAGGGTTCTGGACGTCAATGACTTCCTGCCGCCGGAAGAATCCGCTGTTCAGGAGCCGAATCAGATTCAGACAAGACTGACCCGATAAAATGAATCCATGTAAAACAACATCCTGGTCAATCGAAAAGCCGCACCGGCGGGGCCTGGTCCTGGCGGTGGTGCTGATGATTCTGGTGGCCCTGACAGCCCTGACCGCCGCCTTGAGTCTGTTCGTCAAGCAGACCCAAAGACGCGTGAACTACATGATTGACTATCAGCGGGCCCGATACGCCTGCGATTCAGCACTGAAATACATCCTGTCGGTCCTGCCCGAGCAGCGGTACCGCGTCATCTCCCGCGAAGGGCTGCCCGATTTCTCCGACCTGTTCTGGCTGTCGGAGGAAGATTACGCCGCCTATCTGCAGGCCTGGCTGGACATCGCCGAGGATGACAAAATCCAGCAGGTAATAGAGCTGTCCGGCCTGACTGAGGAAGAGCCGGCGCCGCAGCCGGAACGGTCGCTGGCGGAGATTCTGGCGGCCCTCGTGCAGCGAATGACAAATCCGAACGCGGCGGAGGAGACGGCCGCCGTGAACGAACCGAAGCCTATTGACCCGCTGAAGCTGGTTGTGCCGGGGCCGTACGGCCAGCCCTGGCCGCTGGTGTCAAAACCGATCGAACTCAATTTCGGAGAGGCTGTCGTCACCATCGAAATCGAGGACGAAAA contains:
- a CDS encoding prepilin-type N-terminal cleavage/methylation domain-containing protein — protein: MSADGVLLQLTTMRCPNRQPVRPGGFSLVEMLVVVALAAMILIGALGVYQRLRADASVLNDRLDERRLAEEVLQRIAEDIDRIAAPGFDASVQIRNKIDNGFASAQLTLESRFYTGQPPQPRIFERVIWQTAYNMEEGGLILYRMHTGLALEDKVLEENKTPAERNLFIPTASGLTFFKVEAVQEQQTAAVWTTPDLPKGIRISVSFAPLEEGPDGRWYVPEEKILQRTVAVNRLRPIAYRFRPRVLDVNDFLPPEESAVQEPNQIQTRLTR
- the gspG gene encoding type II secretion system major pseudopilin GspG, whose product is MKHTNRRTKGFTLVEIMAVVLILALLMGIAAKNFIGMTDKARVTTTKATLKQLHQAVNMFKLDTGRYPTEEEGLRALIEPPSDVTGWTGYLETTDVPKDAWKNDLVYILNPESGKPFVIISYGADGKEGGEGYDADLYSTDVD
- a CDS encoding type II secretion system F family protein: MPRFSYTAIGSSQKTEKGVISAENAFAARKMLRSKGLHPTEVTQITAETAGRSFHSVFGNKKKTVAAFTKELATMLRAGIKLTDALSVLIQQIPDPQLKNAITDVRDRVVTGESFAEALSEYEAYFDLIYVSMMRVGEVTGTLEESLTTMSAMLEKQRQLEEKMTTAMMYPAILLTLCVVVVLVIMIFFLPLITSELVKVGQTLPLTTRVLMKTSDLLTSAWAFVILGILFGLGWLYKRAVRTERGAALRDRLLLALPGFGPLLKQRIVSRFASTLATLLGSGMSMAESLRVVAQVTGNAVMAEAVRQARERILSGSDIATPLRDSGVISPSIAHMITVGEKSGELEQMLRMISQNLEAESDLVIERLSKFVEPLIIILMAGLIGLIAYATMVPIIKFSVTQF
- a CDS encoding type II secretion system protein; the encoded protein is MRCVSKQPVRSRGFTLVEVAAALAILVGLLTSALVVMTQAVGASMEIIQRRKAFETARENLESLLTVSTVSDRMETGYSERYPEIRWEVRIEPFYEPISNRMWVRAVSTAFYRDRDDREQTVELEHWLTGLSAEQVKQILAQQELEQKILDELHGQEEKTFEEMVKVCLQQAGLDAAAYENLVQRQRRQKVAYLIEHGLGEPYNHWVEMLENEKSAFLQKLGADFDQLNECIRYLRANPELLPSRGGPLSDTAQTTRPNEPKPPADSKSDSEPDKPDTPADEKKQEPSAPAQEPDCPFDCSRIDPSLKALICQLTGCCCN
- a CDS encoding type II secretion system protein, which gives rise to MRTCTVPMWISRRGYVLLEVLIVVGLMAFLLSLGVISYSSLWGNRQFQKQAQELVNLFQMAQEAAAQSDRRYAVVLDFVERKYVLRQFATLDLQSIPEDEAIIYTGYFTDRFQLDYVLYDDLEDTREKENVTEARFYAGRSGWQYGGKVVVRDGEGNPWSIVISRMVRPVRLVEGDVPILLPVKPDEMRF
- a CDS encoding GIY-YIG nuclease family protein, coding for MTYYVYILASRRNGTLYIGVTNNLKNRVFQHKTEKVEGFTQKYGVKRLVYFETFRNIQDAIVREKRLKKWNRDWKIRLIEEKNPAWDDLFERV
- the gspE gene encoding type II secretion system ATPase GspE → MKELLIETARRTGIIKPEALEQYLAEHADDARRIDEILLSAPQFTEEAVLRLLAETLGLEYVEEIDASTVPAAFIEAVPAPYAQHHYLIGFYRNGQEDVITIAVANPMNPLVVDNIARKLHKPAEMVVSSRAAITAAIDVAYEQKNTVIEEVAEELDSQNLDQLVDEAQSSDDLLDVVNRPPVIRLVNDILFRALQMRASDIHVHPYENKIQIRYRIDGILYDTLTLNRNVLSLVISRIKVMAGMDIAERRMPQDGRTSVRIGQREIDLRVSTVPTSYGERAVLRILDKSTGLLTLEELGLWKEDKEAFDRMINRTHGVIFVTGPTGSGKSTTLYACLNRINAVEKNVMTVEDPIEYQLEGISQMQVSAKKGMTFVNALRHILRQDPDVIMVGEVRDRETAAMAIQSSLTGHLVFSTLHTNDAAGAVSRLLDFGVEPYLVSSSLICVLAQRLVRKICPDCKTVYHPNAQEQRELGLTDMPAGEFFYTGRGCSKCFDTGYRGRTGIYELMIVNDEIREMIYRCETAGAIKKKALEYGMKTLRMDGARKVLAGITTIAEVLRVTQSDSM